Proteins encoded in a region of the Mercenaria mercenaria strain notata chromosome 1, MADL_Memer_1, whole genome shotgun sequence genome:
- the LOC128559848 gene encoding uncharacterized protein LOC128559848 codes for MTPILKRRKDKEKLASYPHILLTSTMGKTMESIINQHIKWNLEANNILAHQKAGFRSFRSTEDQTTYVAQEIENAFQEKKVTLVTWVDLQRAFYKVWVDDTLVKLQRNGVGGTIYRSMKSYLFNRRTRVNLDGTSCTLSYSLSSLSSLSQRSVG; via the coding sequence ATGACACCTATCCTAAAACGTAGAAAGGACAAGGAGAAACTAGCCAGCTATCCCCATATACTTCTCACCAGCACAATGGGAAAGACAATGGAAAGCATCATAAACCAGCACATAAAGTGGAACTTGGAAGCTAATAATATCTTGGCCCACCAAAAGGCTGGCTTCAGGTCATTCCGGTCAACAGAGGATCAAACAACATATGTTGCACAAGAAATCGAAAATGCCTTTCAGGAAAAAAAGGTTACTCTAGTAACATGGGTAGACCTTCAGAGAGCATTTTACAAGGTATGGGTGGATGATACTCTGGTGAAACTACAGAGAAATGGTGTTGGAGGCACCATATACAGATCGATGAAGTCCTATCTCTTCAACCGAAGGACAAGAGTTAACCTTGATGGAACCTCTTGTACTCTCTCCTACTCTCTTTCTTCTCTTTCTTCTCTTTCTCAACGATCTGTTGGCTGA